The following are from one region of the Candidatus Eremiobacterota bacterium genome:
- a CDS encoding family 1 glycosylhydrolase has translation MRNLAVPEIWASPEPTVARVDRMRTRDQLRDTGHEARESDVELLAGLGVRATRYPVLWEKVAPQHPDVRDYGWAARRLHALAERGVEPIVTLLHHGSGPFYTELTDPNLPRLFADYAAATARRFPWIKRWTPINEPLTTARFATLYAVWYPNAFFDDAAFARAIVNEAQAIALATERIREVIPDAAFLLTEDLQSFTAADERVEAYVAHKRERMYLSCELLQGRIVDGHPMHRYLVERGGIAPCELARLARRPQPPDLMGWNYYPNSERWIESDGEGHRNLGIVDVAPERMDMRPLLRDAHERLRLPFALSEVHVLGNERERARWMLQRLADALAVRAEGVPMVAFGAWAAFGMVDWVSLLRRDERVCEDGVFTCAGPHRQPARTLVAHVVQELAAGRIPSAPPEPAWWERDRTAVA, from the coding sequence GTGCGAAACCTCGCGGTACCCGAGATCTGGGCCTCGCCGGAGCCGACCGTCGCGCGCGTCGACCGGATGCGCACGCGCGACCAGCTGCGCGACACCGGCCACGAGGCGCGCGAGAGCGACGTCGAGCTGCTCGCGGGCCTCGGGGTGCGCGCGACGCGCTATCCGGTGCTGTGGGAGAAGGTCGCCCCACAGCACCCCGACGTTCGCGACTACGGCTGGGCCGCGCGGCGGCTGCACGCGCTCGCCGAGCGCGGCGTCGAGCCGATCGTCACGCTGCTGCACCACGGCAGCGGGCCGTTCTACACCGAGCTGACCGACCCGAATCTTCCGCGGCTCTTCGCCGACTACGCCGCGGCGACCGCGCGCCGGTTCCCGTGGATCAAGCGCTGGACGCCGATCAACGAGCCGCTCACGACCGCGCGCTTCGCGACGCTCTACGCCGTCTGGTACCCCAACGCGTTCTTCGACGACGCGGCGTTCGCGCGCGCGATCGTGAACGAGGCGCAGGCGATCGCGCTCGCCACGGAGCGCATCCGCGAGGTGATCCCCGACGCGGCGTTTCTGCTGACCGAGGACCTGCAGAGCTTCACCGCGGCGGACGAGCGCGTCGAAGCGTACGTCGCGCACAAGCGCGAGCGCATGTACCTTTCCTGCGAGCTGCTGCAAGGGCGAATCGTCGACGGCCATCCGATGCACCGCTATCTCGTCGAGCGCGGCGGGATCGCGCCGTGCGAGCTCGCGCGCCTCGCGCGCCGCCCGCAGCCGCCCGACCTCATGGGTTGGAACTACTATCCGAACTCCGAGCGCTGGATCGAGAGCGACGGCGAGGGCCACCGCAACCTCGGCATCGTCGACGTCGCGCCCGAGCGGATGGACATGCGGCCGCTGCTGCGCGACGCGCACGAGCGCTTGCGGCTCCCGTTCGCGCTCTCCGAGGTGCACGTGCTCGGAAACGAGCGCGAGCGCGCGCGCTGGATGCTGCAGCGCCTTGCCGACGCGCTTGCGGTGCGCGCCGAAGGCGTGCCGATGGTTGCGTTCGGCGCCTGGGCCGCGTTCGGGATGGTCGACTGGGTCTCGCTGCTGCGCCGCGACGAACGGGTCTGCGAGGACGGCGTATTCACCTGCGCCGGGCCGCACCGGCAGCCTGCGCGCACGCTGGTCGCGCACGTCGTGCAAGAGCTGGCCGCGGGGCGGATCCCGAGCGCGCCGCCCGAACCGGCGTGGTGGGAGCGTGACCGCACGGCCGTCGCCTGA
- the glf gene encoding UDP-galactopyranose mutase — translation MYPTLRRPAALAAGRINTYVYDYLVVGAGLAGSTVAERLASQLNASVLVIDKRPHVAGNTHDPLNDEGLRYHQYGPHIFHTNAQHVVEYLSAFTEWLPYEHRVLARVDGQLVPIPINRTTINRLYGLELDAQGVERFLAARAEIVARIENSEQMILSRVGRELYETFFRGYTRKQWGLEPRELDATVCGRIPTRTNDDDRYFTDAFQAMPKDGFTAMVSKMLDHPRIEVVTGCDFALIEDRARFNHVIYTGPIDEYFDYKFGRLPYRSLRFELETREVAWAQPVGCVNEPDYEVPYTRTTEYKHLTGQQHPKTILGREYPSGEGDPYYPIPCPENRELYRKYATLAGAQRHVTFVGRLAEYKYFNMDQAVASALVTFEDLARTTAAVAS, via the coding sequence CTGTACCCAACTCTACGCCGTCCCGCCGCGCTTGCTGCGGGGAGAATTAACACATACGTGTACGATTATCTCGTAGTCGGCGCGGGGCTCGCCGGGAGCACCGTCGCCGAACGTCTGGCGAGCCAACTGAACGCGAGCGTCCTCGTCATCGACAAGCGCCCGCACGTCGCCGGGAACACGCACGACCCGCTCAACGACGAGGGGTTGCGCTACCACCAGTACGGACCGCACATCTTTCACACCAACGCGCAGCACGTCGTCGAGTACCTGAGCGCGTTCACGGAGTGGCTCCCGTACGAGCACCGCGTGCTGGCGCGCGTCGACGGGCAGCTGGTGCCGATCCCGATCAACCGCACGACGATCAACCGGCTCTACGGCCTCGAGCTCGACGCGCAGGGCGTGGAACGTTTTCTGGCGGCGCGCGCCGAGATCGTCGCGCGCATCGAGAACTCCGAGCAGATGATCCTCTCGCGCGTCGGGCGCGAGCTCTACGAGACGTTCTTCCGCGGCTACACGCGCAAGCAGTGGGGCCTCGAGCCGCGCGAGCTCGACGCCACCGTCTGCGGGCGCATCCCAACCCGTACCAACGACGACGACCGCTACTTCACCGACGCGTTTCAGGCGATGCCGAAGGACGGTTTCACCGCGATGGTGAGCAAGATGCTCGACCACCCGCGGATCGAGGTCGTCACCGGCTGCGACTTCGCGTTGATCGAGGACCGTGCGCGCTTCAACCACGTGATCTACACCGGGCCGATCGACGAGTACTTCGACTACAAGTTCGGCCGGCTGCCGTACCGCTCGCTGCGCTTCGAGCTCGAGACGCGCGAGGTCGCGTGGGCACAGCCCGTCGGCTGCGTGAACGAGCCCGACTACGAGGTGCCCTACACGCGAACGACCGAGTACAAGCACCTCACCGGGCAGCAGCACCCGAAGACGATTTTGGGCCGCGAGTACCCGAGCGGCGAGGGCGACCCGTACTACCCGATCCCGTGTCCCGAGAACCGCGAGCTGTACCGCAAGTACGCGACGCTCGCCGGCGCCCAGCGGCACGTCACCTTCGTCGGGCGGCTCGCGGAGTACAAGTATTTCAACATGGATCAGGCCGTCGCGTCGGCGCTGGTCACGTTCGAGGATCTCGCCCGCACCACCGCCGCGGTCGCGTCGTAG
- a CDS encoding glycosyltransferase, translating into MLVVRRCLIPYAPVEVVVAGLQLRWRGVWQRPNHVLSRIAREVPVIVLEEPLRDQRGGDAIAVYDGVTVVTPHRVATPADAVDARALATLRSLAGERRPLVWLYTPMMLALADAFPAAPLVYDKMDELAKFANADPRITPREDVLLERAGVVFSGGRSLHAGVRQRTQNAHCYPSGVDVEHFAGARTAEPHPALRPHRGKPVFGYVGVIDERIDLRLVAALADAYPDATLAMVGPLAKIPSASLPRRANIAYLGKREYAELPALLAGFDVALMPFALNEHTQNISPTKTLEYLAAGLPVVSTAVPDVVADHADVVHVARDHDEFVDLVARAQLPDETRARRAAAKTRAATWDAIAAAMRRDLEAAGIRYAASPRRSSSAALP; encoded by the coding sequence TTGCTTGTGGTTCGGAGGTGTCTCATTCCGTACGCGCCCGTCGAAGTCGTGGTCGCCGGCTTGCAGCTTCGGTGGCGCGGCGTGTGGCAGCGGCCGAACCACGTGCTCTCGCGCATCGCGCGCGAAGTGCCGGTGATCGTCCTCGAAGAACCGCTGCGTGACCAGCGCGGCGGCGACGCCATCGCCGTGTACGACGGCGTCACCGTCGTGACGCCGCACCGCGTGGCAACGCCCGCGGACGCCGTCGACGCGCGCGCGCTCGCGACGCTGCGATCGCTGGCCGGCGAGCGCCGCCCCCTCGTGTGGCTGTACACGCCGATGATGCTCGCGCTCGCGGACGCGTTCCCCGCCGCGCCGCTCGTGTACGACAAGATGGACGAGCTCGCGAAGTTCGCGAACGCCGACCCGCGCATCACGCCGCGCGAGGACGTACTCCTCGAGCGCGCCGGCGTCGTCTTCAGCGGCGGCCGGTCGCTCCATGCCGGTGTACGGCAGCGTACGCAGAACGCGCACTGCTATCCGAGCGGCGTCGACGTCGAGCACTTCGCGGGCGCGCGCACCGCGGAGCCGCATCCGGCGCTGCGGCCGCACCGCGGCAAACCGGTCTTCGGCTACGTCGGCGTGATCGACGAGCGCATCGACCTGAGGCTGGTCGCCGCGCTCGCGGACGCATACCCGGACGCGACGCTCGCGATGGTCGGACCGCTCGCGAAGATCCCTTCGGCCTCGCTCCCGCGGCGAGCGAACATCGCGTACCTCGGCAAACGCGAGTACGCCGAGCTGCCCGCGCTGCTGGCGGGCTTCGACGTCGCGCTCATGCCGTTCGCGCTGAACGAGCACACGCAGAACATCTCGCCGACGAAGACGCTCGAGTACCTCGCGGCCGGCCTGCCCGTCGTCAGCACCGCGGTCCCGGACGTTGTCGCCGACCACGCCGACGTCGTCCACGTCGCGCGCGACCACGACGAGTTCGTCGATCTGGTCGCGCGCGCGCAGCTGCCCGACGAGACGCGCGCTCGGCGCGCCGCGGCGAAGACGCGCGCCGCGACCTGGGACGCGATCGCCGCCGCGATGCGGCGCGACTTAGAGGCGGCGGGAATCCGCTACGCCGCCAGCCCGCGCCGCAGCAGCTCCGCGGCCTTGCCGTAG
- a CDS encoding Crp/Fnr family transcriptional regulator — protein sequence MTVHGGGIGDVLQPPNAPIEGVWFPLSGIVSTLRALEGDTNVEVDASGSEGFLGVELAIGAHSTPDTWVVQSPGRFARLDAHHFIDAFERDPQLREASRRYLAAQRAIRGQWVACNARHTIEQRLAKWLLTTRDRVGPEIQITQDVVAMMLGVRRASVVTVLGRFVDDGLVAHGYARVRIVDEARLTEVSCECYGKAAELLRRGLAA from the coding sequence GGGGACGTGCTGCAGCCGCCGAACGCTCCGATCGAAGGCGTCTGGTTTCCGCTCTCCGGCATCGTCTCGACCTTGCGCGCGCTCGAAGGCGACACGAACGTCGAAGTCGACGCTTCCGGCTCCGAAGGCTTCCTCGGGGTCGAGCTGGCGATCGGCGCGCACAGCACGCCCGACACGTGGGTGGTGCAGTCGCCCGGCCGCTTCGCGCGGCTCGACGCGCATCACTTCATCGACGCGTTCGAGCGCGACCCGCAGCTGCGTGAAGCCTCACGGCGCTACCTCGCCGCGCAGCGCGCGATTCGCGGGCAGTGGGTCGCGTGCAACGCACGCCACACGATCGAGCAGCGGCTCGCCAAGTGGCTGCTGACGACGCGCGACCGCGTCGGCCCGGAGATCCAGATCACGCAGGACGTCGTCGCGATGATGCTCGGCGTGCGGCGCGCGAGCGTCGTCACCGTGCTCGGACGGTTCGTCGACGACGGTCTCGTCGCGCACGGCTACGCGCGCGTGCGCATCGTCGACGAGGCGCGCCTCACCGAGGTGTCGTGCGAGTGCTACGGCAAGGCCGCGGAGCTGCTGCGGCGCGGGCTGGCGGCGTAG